The following coding sequences are from one Triticum aestivum cultivar Chinese Spring chromosome 5A, IWGSC CS RefSeq v2.1, whole genome shotgun sequence window:
- the LOC123103525 gene encoding sulfite exporter TauE/SafE family protein 3 yields the protein MGRRMRQAIAALGVACAAAFAVAVAAADRGLSLPSDRAVVAAPEEISLLNKIANFMWQTDRNSYQHVWPPMEFGWKMVLGSLIGFFGASFGSVGGVGGGGIFVPMLTLIIGFDPKSSTAISKCMITGAAISTVYYNLKLKHPTLDMPVIDYDLALLIQPMLMLGISIGVIFNVIFPDWLVTVLLIILFLGTSTKAFLKGVETWKKETIIKREAEKRLEQTSEEPEYAPLSTGPGAAADVKPHSDEAPSLMKNIYWKEFGLLTFVWLAFLAIQITKNYAPTCSTWYWVLNFLQIPVSVGVTMYEALGLMNGKRVLSSKGNEQTTLKFHQLCIYCFFGVTAGLVGGLLGLGGGFIMGPLFLELGIPPQVSSATATFAMMFSASMSVVEYYLLNRFPVPYAAYFVAVAFVAAIIGQHVVRRLISWLGRASLIIFILAFMIFISAISLGGVGISNMIHKMEQHEYMGFENLCKYDA from the exons ATGGGGAGGAGGATGCGGCAAGCCATTGCCGCGCTGGGCGTCGCGTGCGCggccgccttcgccgtcgccgtcgccgccgctgaccGTGGGCTCTCGCTGCCCAGCGACCGCGCCGtggtggcggcgccggaggagaTCAGCCTCCTCAACAAGATTGCCAATTTCATGTGGCAGACCGACAGGAACTCGTACCAGCATGTTTGGCCG CCGATGGAATTCGGATGGAAAATGGTGCTGGGGTCGCTGATCGGATTCTTTGGCGCGTCATTTGGGAGCGTCGGGGGCGTTGGTGGCGGCGGGATCTTTGTGCCGATGTTGACATTGATCATCGGTTTCGATCCAAAGTCTTCAACTGCCATATCCAAGT GTATGATCACTGGTGCAGCTATCTCAACTGTGTACTACAATCTCAAGCTGAAACATCCGACTTTGGACATGCCGGTGATCGACTATGACCTAGCACTGCTCATCCAGCCTATGCTAATGCTCGGGATTAGCATCGGTGTTATTTTCAATGTTATATTCCCTGACTGGCTGGTCACAGTTCTCTTGATAATCCTTTTCCTAG GCACATCAACTAAAGCTTTCCTGAAGGGTGTTGAGACATGGAAAAAGGAGACAATAATCAAAAGG GAAGCTGAGAAACGATTGGAGCAAACCA GCGAGGAACCGGAGTATGCACCACTCTCTACAGGACCAGGTGCCGCAGCTGATGTCAAACCCCATTCAGATGAAGCG CCATCACTTATGAAGAACATTTACTGGAAGGAGTTTGGTCTTCTCACATTTGTGTGGCTAGCATTCCTTGCTATTCAGATAACAAAG AATTATGCTCCTACTTGCTCCACGTGGTACTGGGTCTTGAACTTTCTCCAG ATCCCGGTCTCTGTAGGAGTGACTATGTACGAAGCACTGGGTCTGATGAACGGGAAGAGGGTGCTATCATCAAAGGGAAATGAGCAAACTACCCTGAAATTTCATCAGCTCTGCATATACTGCTTCTTCGGTGTCACTGCAGGGCTCGTCGGCGGTCTGCTAGGTTTGGGAGGTGGTTTCATCATGGGACCACTGTTTTTGGAGCTCGGCATCCCTCCCCAG GTTTCAAGTGCTACCGCCACGTTTGCAATGATGTTCTCTGCTTCTATGTCTGTCGTGGaatactacctcttgaaccggtttCCAGTTCCTTATG CTGCTTACTTTGTTGCTGTGGCGTTCGTTGCTGCCATTATTGGGCAGCATGTAGTCAGGAGGTTGATCAGTTGGTTAGGGCGGGCATCACTCATCATCTTCATACTGGCTTTCATGATCTTCATCAGCGCAATTTCTCTTG GTGGGGTCGGTATCTCCAACATGATTCACAAGATGGAGCAACATGAGTACATGGGGTTTGAGAACCTCTGCAAATATGATGCATAG